A genomic segment from Gemmatimonadaceae bacterium encodes:
- a CDS encoding M20/M25/M40 family metallo-hydrolase, with amino-acid sequence MIRKTCLPLLLATAAQAQAISIPSGNAAIRNALAAIRADNAWTLDQQTSICQIPAPPFKEAVRAAEFKRRLEALGIANVHMDAEGNVIGERPGTGTGPTVVLSAHLDTVFPEGTDVTVKRDSTEARGTTLSGAGIGDDCRGLATVLAVVKGLRAASVRTAGMVYVVGTVGEEGPGNLRGVRALFNGELKGKIDYFISVDGTGFGATSGAVGSNRYKVSYRGPGGHSYGAFGMPNPIHAMGRLIAKMSEFTVPATPKTTFSASVVSGGTSVNSIPAIGAVEIDMRSESAASLAEIDAKFKAAVQAALTEERARWPNSKVPLTVTIDTMGLRPAGGQPDSARVVRIAVAAGKVLGFPVTPGIGSTDSNVPIALGIPAITLSAGGRGLDAHSTTETYADGPNGWLGPQYVALVVATLSGVSSSSGRPAIIP; translated from the coding sequence ATGATCCGGAAGACCTGCCTCCCGCTGCTCCTCGCCACGGCGGCACAGGCGCAGGCCATCAGCATCCCGTCCGGCAATGCCGCGATCCGGAATGCGCTGGCCGCCATCCGGGCCGACAATGCATGGACGCTCGACCAGCAGACGTCCATTTGCCAGATCCCCGCGCCGCCGTTCAAGGAGGCTGTGCGTGCCGCCGAGTTCAAGCGACGCCTCGAGGCGCTTGGCATCGCGAACGTGCACATGGATGCGGAAGGCAACGTGATCGGCGAGCGGCCAGGCACGGGCACCGGGCCCACCGTCGTGCTCTCGGCACACCTCGACACGGTGTTTCCCGAGGGCACCGACGTGACGGTGAAGCGTGACAGCACCGAGGCGCGTGGCACCACGCTGTCCGGCGCCGGCATCGGTGACGACTGCCGCGGACTCGCCACCGTGCTGGCCGTGGTGAAGGGCCTCCGCGCCGCCAGCGTGCGCACGGCGGGCATGGTCTACGTCGTCGGCACCGTCGGCGAGGAAGGCCCGGGCAACCTCCGCGGCGTGCGGGCGCTGTTCAACGGCGAGTTGAAGGGCAAGATCGACTACTTCATCTCGGTGGACGGCACCGGATTCGGTGCCACCAGCGGCGCCGTCGGCAGCAACCGATACAAGGTCTCGTACCGCGGCCCGGGCGGGCACAGCTACGGCGCGTTCGGCATGCCCAATCCCATCCACGCGATGGGGCGCCTGATCGCGAAGATGTCGGAGTTCACCGTGCCGGCCACACCGAAGACCACGTTCAGCGCGAGCGTGGTGAGCGGCGGCACCTCGGTGAACAGCATCCCCGCGATCGGGGCGGTGGAGATCGACATGCGCTCCGAGAGTGCCGCGTCGCTGGCGGAGATCGATGCGAAGTTCAAGGCGGCCGTGCAGGCCGCACTGACCGAGGAGCGTGCGCGCTGGCCCAACAGCAAGGTGCCGCTCACGGTGACCATCGACACCATGGGCCTCCGCCCCGCCGGCGGCCAGCCGGACAGCGCGCGCGTCGTGCGCATCGCGGTGGCGGCGGGCAAGGTGCTCGGCTTCCCCGTCACGCCCGGCATCGGCAGCACCGACTCCAACGTGCCGATCGCGCTGGGCATCCCCGCCATCACGCTCAGCGCCGGCGGCCGCGGCCTGGACGCGCACTCCACGACCGAGACCTACGCCGACGGCCCGAACGGCTGGCTCGGCCCGCAGTACGTCGCACTCGTCGTCGCGACACTGTCCGGTGTGTCGTCGTCGTCCGGACGGCCGGCCATCATCCCGTAG